ATTCGAGAATTCCTTCACGAACACGGCGATGTGCTCGTCTGCACGTGCCACGTTTTTTACCGGTAAATTTCCAGCTCAACATGAGCTCGACCTGCTTCTCAGCGATATTGAGAATCCAATTCTCGACTCTCAGGTTCAGCTCAATCCAGATCTGCCCACTCTCGGCAATGTTTTGCTGGATCAGGGGTATGACGTGTCGTATTTCGGCAAGACCCACCTGAGCAAAACCATCACCCTCAAAGACGGCGAGGTGGTTTATCAAGACATGCTGCCCTACGAGCTTAGCGACTGGCAGGGACCGGATGCCGGTCAGGACATGGATCCCGCCAATGCGGGCGGTGGTTATGCCGATAACGACTCCCGTTTTGTCGCCGAGGCCACTGACTGGCTCAATCGACGTGTCAACTCAGGGAATGATCGACCGTTCGCCATGGTTGTGTCGTTGGTCAATCCCCATGATGTGTTGTCGTATCCAGAGACCTGGCATAAGGGCGATCCCGAGACGATGTTCGGCTACAGCCCGGACATGCTCGAAGGCAGCATCGACATCTTGCCTAAGACGGTGAATGAACCGATTGCATCACCCACGGCGGTACAGAAAGGGTTTGATATTGCTGGCAATTACAAACCCCAGATTCAGCGCGAGTGGCTTGTAGGGCAGGCCAGCACGCAACCGCTGCCGACCGATGAGATGAAGCTCGATTACCTCAACTTCTACGGCAATCTCATGGAGATCGCCGATACCCAGATGGGCCAAGTGATCTTGGCGTTGCGTCGTCATGGGATGGTCGACGACACTATGTTTGTGAGCACCAGTGATCACGGAGAAATGGGCCTGACCCATGGCGGCATGGTTCAGAAGATGTTCAACGCTTACGAAGAGTCGATCCGGGTGCCGATGATCTGGTCGAATCCCCAATATTTCAAGGGTGGTCAGACATCTGATGCCCTGGTCTCACTTGTGGACTTCCTACCCACAGTGGCTGGGCTCTATGGCTCCAGTCAACAGCAACTGAAGGAGTATGACCTGCGCGGCGTTGATTATTCCCCGATCATTCGCAGAGCTGCGGCCAATTCGCCACTTTCAGTGGATGATCTGGATGTGCAGTCGTCGTTGCTTTACACCTATGACGACATCTATGCAGGGCAAGATCCTGCTAATTCAATCCCAGAGGGCGCATGGGATCACGGAATACTCCCAGGCCCTAATCGTCTGCAATCTGTACGTACCAAGGATTACAAATACGTTCGCTACTTCTCAGGTGATGAGCCGTATGACCCGGCGAATTGGCAGGGCGAGTTTTATGACCTCCGACCAGGCGGTGGCGACTATTACCCCAACATTGATCCAATCACCGGCCAGTTGAACCCATTCAAGGCGGCTCCTCTGGAACTGCGCAATCTGGATCCCAAGGCTGAGGCTCTGAGAGTGATCCATGGAAACGAGCCCTTGGCCAGCGATGGGCAACGGCTGGCCTACGCGCAGATGTCGCAGCTGCTGGATGACCAGATCAA
Above is a window of Synechococcus sp. BIOS-U3-1 DNA encoding:
- a CDS encoding sulfatase-like hydrolase/transferase; the encoded protein is MWSSLSRDERRVARLIGFEEESFGTDQLQEVQDLLSRAEDLGIWRLDQRSELKRVRSLLNEQASPDDLLGLKPNNSERRVAELAGFNLDQLSDQELMQTRDYLSVAEQIGLEGIQNSDQLDQVRRSITDSESSTERPPNLVLFIRDQVKPEDLWLPRDWARDNLPTRQWLLDNGLSFENSFTNTAMCSSARATFFTGKFPAQHELDLLLSDIENPILDSQVQLNPDLPTLGNVLLDQGYDVSYFGKTHLSKTITLKDGEVVYQDMLPYELSDWQGPDAGQDMDPANAGGGYADNDSRFVAEATDWLNRRVNSGNDRPFAMVVSLVNPHDVLSYPETWHKGDPETMFGYSPDMLEGSIDILPKTVNEPIASPTAVQKGFDIAGNYKPQIQREWLVGQASTQPLPTDEMKLDYLNFYGNLMEIADTQMGQVILALRRHGMVDDTMFVSTSDHGEMGLTHGGMVQKMFNAYEESIRVPMIWSNPQYFKGGQTSDALVSLVDFLPTVAGLYGSSQQQLKEYDLRGVDYSPIIRRAAANSPLSVDDLDVQSSLLYTYDDIYAGQDPANSIPEGAWDHGILPGPNRLQSVRTKDYKYVRYFSGDEPYDPANWQGEFYDLRPGGGDYYPNIDPITGQLNPFKAAPLELRNLDPKAEALRVIHGNEPLASDGQRLAYAQMSQLLDDQINSRLTPLLPFPSRQPTPTIYRGGSAGDSSAYDYGDPIVRLMPTANGTNALEVAFNTRAGQSYNIVTLQSQMEDGQLVFSRDDVLASNIIGTNGPTYHYITGLSSGLELSDLAVEWIGGFVPLGLWG